GCGGCACTGGCAAGACCGAAGCCGCAATTCTGGAGCAGCTTCCAGTTGCCCGTTTCACCTGCGTCGACCGCTCCGAGGCGATGCTCGACCTCGCCCGGGAGCGGTTGCGCACATTCGCAGACCAGCTCCGGTTCGTCACGGCCGACCTTGCCGGGCTGGGCAGTATCGAGCTGCCGGGCTCGCCGTTCCGCTTCATCGTGTCGGTGGACGTGATCCACGAACTCCCCGATGCCGCCAAGTCCCGGTTCCTGAAGGCCTGCCGCCGGAACCTGACGCGCGACGGGCTGCTCCTCATCCTCGACCGGATAGCGCTCGACCGGGCCAGGTTCAGCCGGCCGCTGCGCAGCGTGCTCGGCAGGCTGCAGCGCCTTCATGGTACGCACTCCGGCCAGCTCTCCGACCAGTTCGTGGATCCGCGCAGCCCCGACCATGAGCACCCGCTGGCGCTGGAGTCGTACTTCCGGCTGCTCCGTCGCGCCGGTCTTGCGCCGGCCCTGCTGCACCTTCACCTGCACAAGGCCGTCATCGCCGCCGCGCCCGCCGGGTAGACGTCCGCTCGTCCCCGCGCTCAGCATCCGGCTGGAACCCACCCAGCGCCCCGAGGTGCTGCCACGAAAGCACGCACCGTCCGTCAGCGGCCGCGGCGGACAAGTCCGATTCAAGCTCAAATGCTCCAACAAGGAGATATCGGCCCCAATCGGCATCCGAGCTTCAGTCGTCATTCGAGTTTCGTGTTTCGAGCTTCTTTGACCTGTGTCCATCTGCGTGCATCCGTGGTCGTTCCTCTTCGTGGCTCTTCTCCGCCACTCTGAACTCTGGATTCTGGACTCTGGATTCTCCCCGTCCGCCTCGTGGTTTGACTTGCCCACGAGCAGCGGTAGACTAAGCAACATGTGGATTCTAGTCATAAATCCCGGCGGCGGGTCCACGAAGGTGGCCGTTTTCAACGGCGCCAAGCCCCTGTTCTCCGAGACGGTTGAGCACGCGCCCAAC
The DNA window shown above is from bacterium and carries:
- a CDS encoding class I SAM-dependent methyltransferase, with the protein product MHHSFSLPGRWGDREFVKVWDSQPTNPLKAEQLSIIATVIRDNWRKGNRILDLGCGTGKTEAAILEQLPVARFTCVDRSEAMLDLARERLRTFADQLRFVTADLAGLGSIELPGSPFRFIVSVDVIHELPDAAKSRFLKACRRNLTRDGLLLILDRIALDRARFSRPLRSVLGRLQRLHGTHSGQLSDQFVDPRSPDHEHPLALESYFRLLRRAGLAPALLHLHLHKAVIAAAPAG